In one window of bacterium DNA:
- a CDS encoding 5-deoxy-glucuronate isomerase encodes MAKKYKVGNFQGYQKIITNENSDLKLINLSFIKNIKDQNYNGTTNGEETVLILIEGSIILHLEGKLFAKISRENVFSQPPSAIYLPPYLKYSINFLDKTEICLASCVAKGIGQPKLIQSKNMVYSRVGKDGYSRNLVQIVDESFRSEKLIIGETIGDPGSWVSFPPHKHDTNNPPEEVAMEEVYYFKFSPKNGFGTIRIFDDLEDNVFVIRDNEIITIPKGYHPISVVPGHQIYYLWVMAGDTRKMASTVHPDFCLF; translated from the coding sequence ATGGCAAAAAAATATAAAGTTGGAAACTTTCAAGGGTACCAGAAAATAATAACCAATGAAAACTCAGATTTAAAACTAATAAATCTATCTTTTATTAAAAATATCAAAGACCAAAATTATAACGGAACTACTAACGGTGAAGAGACCGTATTAATTTTAATTGAAGGTAGTATAATATTACACCTTGAAGGAAAACTCTTCGCAAAAATAAGTCGAGAAAACGTTTTTTCACAACCGCCGTCAGCAATATATTTACCACCTTATTTAAAATATTCGATAAACTTTTTAGACAAGACCGAAATATGTTTAGCCAGTTGTGTGGCAAAGGGTATTGGACAACCCAAACTGATACAGTCTAAAAATATGGTATACTCAAGGGTAGGTAAAGACGGTTATTCAAGAAACTTGGTACAGATAGTAGACGAAAGTTTTCGTTCAGAAAAACTTATTATAGGGGAAACTATCGGCGACCCAGGAAGTTGGGTTAGTTTTCCGCCCCATAAACACGATACAAATAACCCTCCAGAAGAGGTTGCTATGGAAGAGGTCTACTACTTTAAGTTTTCCCCTAAGAACGGATTTGGTACAATTCGCATATTTGATGATTTAGAAGATAATGTTTTTGTAATAAGGGATAACGAGATTATAACTATTCCAAAAGGTTACCACCCAATATCTGTTGTTCCCGGACACCAGATATACTATTTGTGGGTTATGGCTGGAGATACGAGAAAAATGGCTTCAACAGTTCATCCAGATTTTTGTTTATTTTAA